Proteins from a genomic interval of Acetobacterium woodii DSM 1030:
- the tsaE gene encoding tRNA (adenosine(37)-N6)-threonylcarbamoyltransferase complex ATPase subunit type 1 TsaE, whose protein sequence is MLEKKVVTKSSQETFDFGKYLGEVIDFPLTIFLQGEMGAGKTLFSKGFVAGKGLTDEVTSPTYTIVNEYGDPPTIFHFDLYRLHDLDELYEMGFEDYLTQGCTLLLEWPDLIAADLFEAKLVIVLKTQLSNPDEREITLKTGDAKIKQLLSKF, encoded by the coding sequence ATGCTTGAAAAAAAAGTTGTTACAAAATCAAGTCAGGAAACCTTTGACTTTGGAAAGTATTTGGGGGAAGTAATAGACTTCCCCCTGACTATTTTTTTACAGGGTGAGATGGGGGCTGGCAAAACGCTTTTTTCAAAAGGCTTTGTGGCCGGAAAAGGTCTGACTGATGAGGTGACCAGTCCCACGTATACCATTGTTAATGAATACGGCGATCCACCAACGATTTTCCATTTCGATTTATATCGTCTTCATGATTTGGATGAACTGTATGAAATGGGATTTGAAGATTATTTAACGCAAGGGTGCACGCTGCTGCTTGAGTGGCCGGATTTGATTGCGGCTGATTTATTTGAAGCCAAGTTGGTGATTGTCTTAAAAACGCAACTGAGTAACCCAGATGAACGGGAAATTACTTTGAAAACTGGTGACGCAAAAATTAAACAGCTTTTAAGTAAGTTTTAA
- a CDS encoding PspC domain-containing protein, giving the protein MKKQLMKSKKRAILAGVCAGLGEYFNVSPWIFRGLFLLPFVLRFLPGLLSIGIYIVLVAVLPGSRQIEDQDVVEVDYEIIDDNNDDEVIDFSQKNAESKEKV; this is encoded by the coding sequence ATGAAAAAACAGTTAATGAAAAGTAAAAAAAGAGCGATTCTGGCTGGTGTTTGTGCTGGCCTTGGCGAGTATTTTAATGTTTCCCCATGGATCTTCAGGGGTTTGTTTCTGTTGCCATTTGTGCTGAGATTTTTACCGGGGCTGCTGAGCATTGGTATTTATATTGTCCTGGTGGCGGTATTACCGGGGAGTCGCCAGATCGAAGATCAGGATGTAGTGGAAGTGGATTACGAAATAATCGATGATAATAACGATGATGAAGTGATTGATTTTAGTCAAAAAAACGCTGAATCAAAAGAAAAGGTCTAA
- a CDS encoding pyridoxal phosphate-dependent aminotransferase has product MKAVKKSKKLDNVCYDIRGPVVDEADRMEREGIDIIMLNTGNTAPFNLNAPDEIIQDIKFNMKSAEGYCNSQGIFSARKAVVQHYQNKGLMELKVDDVFLGNGVSELIQFCMQALLDNGDEILVPAPDYPLWSAAVNLSGGTAVYYVCDEEDEWNPNLEDIRSKITPKTKGIVVINPNNPTGALYPKAILEGIVEIAVENDLIIFADEIYDRILYDDYVHVPMSTLTEDVLVVTLNGLSKSHRIPGYRVGWMILTGNKKGAQDYIDGIKMLSNMRMCSNVPGQHAIQTSLGGYQSINDLLKPGGRLYEQREIVCKRINNIPGLSCVKPKAGFYVFPKIDVERFNITSDVQFALDFLKEEHVLMVQGTGFNWPDQDHFRIVFLPHPEDLTETMDRLERFMSTYRQK; this is encoded by the coding sequence ATGAAAGCTGTAAAAAAGTCAAAGAAGTTGGACAACGTTTGTTATGATATTAGAGGACCGGTGGTTGACGAGGCGGATCGCATGGAGCGGGAAGGCATTGATATTATTATGCTTAATACCGGAAACACCGCACCCTTTAATTTAAATGCCCCCGATGAAATTATTCAGGACATTAAATTTAACATGAAATCGGCTGAAGGTTATTGTAATTCGCAAGGGATTTTTTCAGCTCGAAAAGCCGTAGTTCAACATTATCAGAACAAAGGTTTAATGGAATTAAAGGTTGATGATGTGTTTTTAGGCAATGGCGTCAGCGAACTGATTCAATTTTGTATGCAAGCATTACTTGATAACGGCGATGAAATATTGGTTCCGGCACCGGACTATCCGTTGTGGTCGGCTGCTGTCAATTTATCCGGAGGAACGGCTGTTTATTACGTCTGTGATGAAGAAGATGAGTGGAACCCGAACCTTGAGGATATCCGCAGTAAAATTACCCCTAAAACAAAAGGGATCGTGGTCATTAACCCCAATAATCCAACCGGAGCACTTTATCCCAAAGCTATTTTAGAAGGAATTGTTGAGATTGCCGTCGAAAATGACTTGATTATTTTTGCGGATGAGATTTATGATCGGATTCTTTATGATGATTATGTTCATGTGCCGATGTCAACGTTGACTGAGGATGTATTGGTCGTAACACTTAATGGTTTATCGAAATCCCATCGGATACCAGGTTATCGGGTAGGCTGGATGATTTTAACCGGTAATAAAAAAGGTGCTCAGGATTATATCGATGGAATTAAGATGCTTTCCAATATGCGAATGTGTTCCAATGTTCCCGGGCAACATGCAATTCAAACCTCTTTGGGCGGCTACCAGAGTATCAATGATTTATTAAAGCCGGGTGGACGTTTATATGAACAACGGGAAATTGTTTGCAAGCGGATTAATAATATTCCGGGATTGTCTTGCGTAAAACCCAAAGCCGGTTTTTACGTTTTTCCGAAAATAGATGTAGAGCGGTTTAATATCACCAGTGATGTTCAGTTTGCTCTTGATTTCCTCAAAGAAGAACATGTGTTGATGGTTCAGGGAACTGGTTTTAACTGGCCCGATCAGGATCATTTCAGAATCGTTTTTTTACCCCATCCAGAGGATTTAACGGAAACGATGGATCGCCTTGAGCGGTTTATGTCAACTTATCGTCAGAAATAA
- a CDS encoding YerC/YecD family TrpR-related protein produces MEINTKRKVLAQAILALETEEDCNLLLEDLCTIKEIEDMAHRFEIAYLLSQGKTFIDVEKLTGASSATISRVNRCLKHGKGYRNIIEKMKKDHTLE; encoded by the coding sequence ATGGAAATAAATACAAAGAGAAAAGTTTTAGCCCAGGCGATTTTAGCTCTTGAAACTGAAGAAGATTGTAATCTGTTGCTGGAAGATCTGTGCACGATCAAGGAAATAGAAGATATGGCGCACCGTTTTGAAATTGCTTATTTGCTGTCCCAGGGAAAAACCTTTATTGATGTTGAAAAACTGACCGGGGCTAGTTCAGCCACCATCAGCCGGGTCAACCGCTGCCTCAAACACGGCAAAGGTTACCGCAATATCATCGAAAAAATGAAAAAGGACCATACATTGGAGTAA